In the Brassica napus cultivar Da-Ae chromosome A7, Da-Ae, whole genome shotgun sequence genome, one interval contains:
- the LOC106356097 gene encoding CRIB domain-containing protein RIC6 produces MQLTMSSSKMKSLLKGLRYISQVFESGKEEEIKIGNPTDVKHVAHIGWDGPSATPASAPSWMNEFKNGGGFESGQGGGEDDSSVKCMSECGGRTRDLPNLPKSSRKAASEKGSPTREISSDKTKRRSSKKGTTSSSRRPKEVSELNERSSLQEAPKKSRRKKKKTKEIGGSTRSIRRSDVDNMSDYMSETGSIRSMPQFDNRDDF; encoded by the exons ATGCAACTGACAATGTCAAGCTCCAAGATGAAAAGCCTCTTGAAAGGTCTAAGATAcatttctcaagtttttg AAAgtggaaaagaagaagagataaagATAGGGAATCCAACGGACGTAAAGCATGTTGCCCATATTGGTTGGGATGGTCCATCCGCTACTCCTGCCTCCGCACCAAGCTGG ATGAACGAGTTCAAAAATGGTGGAGGATTCGAATCTGGACAAGGAGGCGGAGAAGATGATTCATCCGTGAAATGTATGTCGGAATGTGGCGGTCGGACCAGAGATTTACCTAACCTACCAAAATCTTCAAGGAAAGCGGCTTCCGAGAAAGGTTCTCCGACAAGGGAAATATCATCTGACAAAACTAAGCGAAGGTCTTCGAAGAAAGGAACAACATCATCGTCAAGAAGACCAAAGGAAGTGTCTGAACTAAATGAGCGTTCTTCGTTACAGGAAGCTCCGAAGAAatcgaggaggaagaagaagaagacgaaagaAATTGGAGGATCAACTAGATCGATACGAAGATCTGATGTGGATAACATGTCGGATTATATGTCTGAAACTGGTTCTATAAGATCTATGCCTCAATTCGACAACAGAGATGACTTTTGA